In a genomic window of Bordetella petrii:
- a CDS encoding mandelate racemase/muconate lactonizing enzyme family protein — protein MSNAVRITALHTRLARIPLPRPLKTSIHEIADVCCLLVSLETDAGVTGEGYGFCFNADRLGAIAQFTQSLAPLVVGRDPHDVEALWTDFLRGCNFYGQSGVSILAYNPIDIACWDIVGKLAGRPLYKLFGAHRERVPVYASAGLWLSSSRDELRDEARQFLAQGFKAMKMRLGSPDWKEDIARVEVVRDAIGEQVTLMADANQGLDLTRALRLGRELARFDLAWFEEPVPTWDDDSAAEIVRRLPMPIASGETEYTRYGIRRMARERAAGVFMPDLQRMGGYTEMLKAVRYLAAHDLPVAPHIFTEHSLHIVAAAGNATWAEHMPWFEPLFHERMEIGADGCIAAPDRPGTGFTFDWQRIDPYLISPRTAGGS, from the coding sequence GAAGACCTCGATCCATGAAATTGCCGACGTCTGCTGCCTGCTGGTCTCGCTGGAAACCGACGCGGGCGTCACCGGCGAGGGCTACGGCTTCTGCTTCAATGCAGACAGGCTGGGGGCCATCGCGCAGTTCACACAGTCGCTCGCCCCGTTGGTGGTGGGACGCGACCCGCACGATGTCGAGGCGCTGTGGACGGATTTCCTGCGCGGGTGCAACTTCTACGGCCAGAGCGGGGTATCGATACTGGCCTACAACCCCATCGACATCGCCTGCTGGGACATTGTCGGCAAGCTGGCCGGGCGGCCGCTGTACAAGCTGTTCGGCGCGCACCGCGAACGCGTGCCGGTATACGCCAGCGCGGGCCTGTGGCTGTCGTCCAGCCGCGACGAGCTGCGCGACGAGGCGCGGCAGTTTCTCGCGCAGGGTTTCAAGGCCATGAAGATGCGGCTGGGCTCGCCCGACTGGAAAGAAGACATCGCGCGGGTGGAAGTCGTGCGCGATGCCATCGGCGAACAGGTCACCCTGATGGCCGACGCCAACCAGGGTCTGGACCTCACCCGCGCCCTGCGCCTGGGCCGCGAGCTGGCCCGCTTCGACCTGGCGTGGTTCGAAGAGCCCGTGCCCACCTGGGACGACGACAGCGCCGCCGAAATCGTGCGCCGGCTGCCCATGCCCATCGCCAGCGGCGAAACCGAATACACCCGCTACGGCATCCGCCGCATGGCGCGCGAGCGCGCGGCCGGCGTATTCATGCCCGACCTGCAGCGCATGGGCGGCTATACCGAAATGCTCAAGGCGGTGCGCTACCTGGCCGCCCACGACCTGCCGGTAGCGCCGCACATCTTCACCGAACACAGCCTGCATATCGTGGCAGCGGCCGGCAACGCCACCTGGGCCGAGCACATGCCCTGGTTCGAGCCGTTGTTCCACGAGCGCATGGAAATTGGCGCCGACGGCTGTATCGCGGCGCCCGACCGCCCCGGCACCGGCTTCACATTCGACTGGCAGCGCATCGACCCCTACCTGATTTCGCCACGCACGGCCGGCGGCAGCTGA
- a CDS encoding ABC transporter substrate-binding protein: MIKKFAAPLFCLSALAAGVLPAHAADAQGEPIRIGWLSSLTGPLSSAAIAENQGVQFAVEEINKAGGIKGRKLELLTRDTAGDPTKAVNYAKQLAYEDKVAYVIGPVNSGESLATVPILARAGIPNLIIGTVDTLTDPKKYPLAFRVINTNEQWISSANKYALETLKRKKIAVIGDTTGYGASSAKRAAALLEDAGIKPVYSVLIDPNKTSVTDEIQKARDAGADVIMPWSAATGLLARILNARGNLQWDVPVVGHPALMGLPIRDLLNKPEYWDNTYAAGYASTTYDANGKLPERTQALMDAISPKLGGKIDFTFWWVALGYDTVKIIEHAVQQTGGTDAQAFRKTLEGTRNMPGVYADYTWTPDDHNGFPDSAMVLNRANTFKDGSFQLAPQ; the protein is encoded by the coding sequence ATGATCAAGAAATTCGCAGCACCCTTGTTTTGCCTGTCCGCCCTGGCGGCGGGTGTCCTGCCTGCCCACGCGGCCGATGCGCAAGGCGAACCCATACGCATCGGCTGGCTGTCGTCGCTGACCGGGCCGCTGTCGTCGGCCGCCATCGCCGAGAACCAGGGCGTGCAGTTCGCCGTGGAAGAAATCAACAAAGCCGGCGGCATCAAGGGCCGCAAGCTCGAATTGCTGACGCGCGACACCGCCGGCGATCCCACCAAAGCGGTCAACTACGCCAAGCAGCTTGCGTACGAAGACAAGGTCGCCTACGTGATCGGGCCGGTGAACTCGGGCGAGTCGCTGGCGACGGTGCCCATCCTGGCCCGCGCCGGCATCCCCAACCTGATCATCGGCACGGTCGACACACTGACCGACCCCAAGAAATATCCCCTGGCGTTCCGCGTGATCAACACCAACGAGCAATGGATCAGCTCTGCTAACAAGTATGCGCTTGAAACGCTCAAGCGCAAGAAGATCGCCGTGATCGGCGACACCACCGGCTATGGCGCGTCCTCGGCCAAGCGTGCCGCCGCCCTGCTCGAAGACGCCGGCATCAAGCCGGTGTATTCAGTGCTGATCGATCCCAACAAGACCAGCGTCACCGATGAAATCCAGAAAGCGCGCGATGCCGGCGCGGACGTGATCATGCCCTGGTCGGCCGCCACCGGCCTGCTGGCCCGCATCCTGAATGCGCGCGGCAACCTGCAGTGGGACGTGCCCGTGGTGGGCCACCCCGCGCTGATGGGGCTGCCGATCCGCGACCTGCTCAACAAGCCGGAGTACTGGGACAATACTTACGCGGCAGGCTACGCCAGCACCACGTACGACGCCAACGGCAAGCTGCCCGAGCGCACCCAGGCGCTGATGGACGCCATCAGCCCCAAGCTGGGCGGCAAGATCGACTTCACGTTCTGGTGGGTGGCGCTGGGCTACGACACGGTCAAGATCATCGAGCACGCCGTGCAGCAGACTGGCGGCACCGACGCGCAGGCTTTCCGCAAGACGCTCGAAGGCACGCGCAACATGCCCGGCGTATATGCCGACTACACCTGGACCCCGGACGACCACAACGGTTTCCCCGACTCGGCCATGGTGCTGAACCGCGCCAACACCTTCAAGGACGGCAGCTTCCAGCTCGCCCCCCAGTGA